In the genome of Vicia villosa cultivar HV-30 ecotype Madison, WI linkage group LG7, Vvil1.0, whole genome shotgun sequence, one region contains:
- the LOC131619218 gene encoding protein neprosin-like, translating into MGILVFLFCLVNSPLVHGTRDIVQEVSTGSETITNYAGAILTSGTAFYGVSGTVSVYNPKVDQEQMSVASMFIANQDSNNFAAISVGWHVLPSLYQDNKTHLYIHWLSRNLNNEKGCANLQCPGFIQTDRSVIIGQSFNQTSVIDGFSVEISMAILQNSSTKDWWIYINEKKIGYYPSSLFSNMTSANQIVWIGKTTNPTNTTSPPMGSGVKPNGVFGHACHFKKLAFVNNSRMQQSVTKDMGEVKSSNSQCYDARYYEDDTNGLTLQFGGPGGNNCVV; encoded by the exons atgGGTATATTggtatttctcttttgtttggTGAATAGTCCTCTTGTTCATGGCACAAGAGATATAGTTCAAGAGGTTTCAACAGGGTCGGAGACGATCACAAAT TATGCAGGAGCAATCCTCACAAGTGGCACTGCTTTCTATGGAGTTAGTGGGACTGTTAGTGTTTATAATCCAAAAGTTGACCAAGAACAAATGAGTGTTGCATCTATGTTCATTGCAAATCAAGATTCAAATAATTTTGCTGCAATTTCAGTTGGATGGCAT GTACTCCCTTCTTTATATCAAGATAATAAAACTCATCTTTATATCCATTGGTTG AGTCGCAATTTGAATAATGAGAAAGGATGTGCAAATTTACAATGTCCAGGTTTTATTCAAACCGACCGATCAGTTATTATTGGTCAATCGTTCAATCAAACATCAGTTATTGATGGATTCTCTGTCGAAATTTCCATGGCTATCTTACAG AATTCAAGCACAAAAGATTGGTGGATTTATATAAATGAGAAGAAAATTGGATACTATCCTTCATCATTATTTTCCAACATGACTTCGGCTAATCAAATAGTGTGGATAGGCAAAACAACAAATCCCACAAATACTACTAGCCCTCCCATGGGATCTGGAGTAAAACCTAATGGTGTTTTTGGCCATGCATGTCATTTTAAGAAGCTTGCATTTGTCAATAATTCTCGAATGCAACAATCAGTTACAAAAGATATGGGAGAAGTAAAAAGTTCCAATAGTCAATGCTACGATGCACGATACTATGAAGATGATACAAATGGATTAACACTTCAGTTTGGAGGACCGGGTGGAAATAATTGTGTGGTTTAA